From the genome of Oceaniferula flava:
GCTTGATTTCGCAAATACATTTTGAAGAGACTTAACTTCGTCGCAGTCACATTGAAGAATACCGAGCATTTCTCGATATCAGTGAAATAGTCACCACCCCTTCCCAAAATTTGATACATCTTGCGAAGTGAGGTTTTTTTCTCAGCTGGTAAATGCCAGATCGTCAGGTTGTTCTCTTCTCCATTGACTGTGCAATATAGGCTTCGATCCGTCCAAATTCTCTTAATTAGATCATTCGCAGAGTAATCCTTTCCTCCTACCAAGTGATACACATAGCTGAGCAGGTGAGCCTCCTCGTTGAATTTTTTCAACCCTTTGCTATTACGCTTGATTGATATGTCATAAGCTCTGCGTGCTTCTTTGATTACTGATTCCAAGGCTTTGTAATCACCAAAGAATATTTCACCACCAGCATACTTGATCACATCAGTAGTAACCTGATCAGAATATTCGCGACCTAATTCTGCCAACTCATAGTTGGTGAGCCCGTTTTCAGAAATATCATCCGCGTCCCACAGAGTATACTGGAGAACACCTAATTTTTTAACTCGATCGATGATTTCTTGATCGACGGGTTTTACAAATAGGCAATCGCTATCCAGTAGCATCACTTGTGAAGTTGGACTCACTTTACGCCAAAGAGTTTCGAGCGCATCGATGACTATAAACTGGGTATTCCATCCTGTGTGATAACCTTCCGGCGGTCGGGTGATTGAATCAAACTCTACGAGTTCAACATTGAAGCGATCTAGCAAAGATCTGTAATCGTAACCATCAATTGTCTCAGGTGGCATTTTATTCACCAATAGAATCTTACGAGCCTCCGGGTGATGGGCGTGTGCACTGGCGTAAAGGCACACTGCAGATCGCCAATAATGATTTTTTACCCGTTGTGCTCCAATGTTAGTGCCGACTTGGGGATGATTTGAATTATCCCCTTCATCGGCGGAAAACATCCATGAAACGATTACCAAACTCTCATCTATATTACTCTTTGCCATTATCTTTTAATGTTTTGCTTCATCCTTACCTTACATTCAGACTCGCTCTTTTCGTAGGGATGATCTCACTCCTTACTGAAAGTCACATCGTAGCCATGTTGTTTCAGCAGGGCGTGGCGTTTGGCTTTATCGAGATCGTTGGCGACCATTTCGGCGCACATTGTCTCGACGGTGATCTCGGGGGTCCAGCCGAGTTTCTCCTTCGCCTTGGTGGGATCACCTAACAGGGTTTCCACTTCGGCGGGGCGGAAGTAGCGGGGGTCGACGCGGACGATGACATCGCCGACGGTGACACCCGGCGCCTTTTCAGGGTCGGTGATGGCGCTGACTGTGGCGGTTTCCCCGACGCCCTCGCCACTGAACGAGAGTTCGATGCCTGCTTCCTTGGCGGACAGGCGCACGAAGTCCCGCACGGAAATTTGGCTGCCGGTGGCGATGACAAAATCATCGGCCACCTCTTGCTGCAGCATCATCCACTGCATACGCACGTAGTCCTTGGCATGTCCCCAATCGCGCAGGGCGTCCATGTTTCCAAGGTAGAGACAATCCTCTAGCCCATAGGCGATATTGGCGATGGCGCGGGTGATTTTGCGTGTGACGAAGGTTTCGCCGCGGCGCGGTGACTCGTGGTTGAACAGAATGCCGTTACAGGCATACATGCCGTAGGCCTCGCGGTAGTTCACCGTGATCCAGTAGGCATACATCTTGGCCACGGCGTAGGGAGAACGTGGGTGGAAGGGGGTGGTTTCCTTCTGCGGCGTCTCCTGCACCAGACCGTAAAGTTCCGAGGTGGATGCCTGATAGAAGCGGGTCTTCTTTTCCAATCCCAAAAAGCGGATCGCCTCTAACAATCTCAGCGCTCCGATGGCATCGACGTCCGCGGTGTATTCCGGTGACTCGAAGGAAACGGCGACGTGGGACTGGGCGCCGAGGTTGTAGACCTCATCCGGCTGAATCTCACTGATGATGCGCGTGAGGTTCGAGGTATCGGTGAGATCGCCGTAGTGCAGGTGGAAGCGGGCGTTCTCGATATGAGGGTCCTGGTAGATGTGATCCACCCGTTCGGTGTTAAACGAGGAAGCACGGCGTTTGATCCCGTGGACTTCATAACCTTTCTCAAGCAGGAATTCTGCCAGGTAGGAACCGTCTTGGCCGGTGATGCCGGTGATGAGTGCTTTTTTCATGAGGGTATTGGTGATTGTTGACCGCGAATTTTGCGAATTGGGCGAATTTTGACGCGATGGAGCGAAATGTGAGGGACGATGAGCTTTGGTCCGGCGGATTGAGGTCAATCCGCCCTAGCAAGAGTTTGTTAGATGACGCTGCGGAAGTAGTCGATGGTGCGGTCGAGGCCGGTGTCGAGGTCGACGGTCGGTTGCCAATCGAGCTTTTCCTTCGCCAGGGTGATGTCGGGCTGCCGCTGTTTGGGATCGTCACCAGGAAGGTCTTGGAACACCAACTTCGACTTACTGCCGACCTTCGCCATGATGTGTTCGGCCAGCTCCAACATGGTGAACTCACCGGGGTTGCCGATGTTGATGGGGCCGGTGATTTCATCCTGGTTCATCAGGCGGACAAAGCCTTCAATCAGGTCGTCGACGTAGCAGAACGAACGTGTCTGCTGGCCGTCGCCATAAATGGTGATGTCCTCACCGCGCAGGGCCTGACAGATAAAGTTAGAAACCACGCGACCGTCCTCCGGGTTCATCCGCGGGCCGTAGGTATTGAAAATCCGCACAATGCGGATATCGACCCCATTTTGGCGATGATAGTCCATGAACAAGGTCTCGGCAGCGCGCTTGCCTTCATCGTAGCACGATCTGATACCGATTGGGTTCACATTTCCCCAATACGACTCTGGCTGTGGGTGGACATCTGGGTCGCCGTAGACTTCGGAGGTAGAAGCTTGGAAGACTCTGGCTTTGCAGCGCTTGGCCAGACCGAGGCAATTGATCGCGCCCATGACGGAAGTCTTGATGGTCTTGATCGCATTGTATTGGTAGTGCGGTGGCGAGGCGGGGCATGCGAGGTTGTAAATCTGATCGACCTCGAACTTGAAGGGATCGATGACATCGTGGCGAACCTGCTCGAACATCGGGTTCCCTGCCAGATGAGTAATGTTCTGTTTGCTACCGGTGAAGTAGTTATCGAGAGAGATGACCTCATTGCCCTCAGCGAGGAGGCGGTCGCATAAGTGAGAGCCAAGGAATCCAGCTCCACCGGTGACAAGAATTCTTTTCATAGAGTGTTAGGTATAGTTTAGTGCTGAGAGAATAGTAGCCTTAAGGCCTTGTTCGAAATCGATTTGGGGGGTCCAGCCAAGCTGCGTGAGTCGATCGGTATTCATCGCGTAGCGCATGTCATGGCCGGGGCGATCCTCGACGTGCTCGATTAACTGCTGGTGTTGAAATACTCCAGCTTCACTGTTAGAGTCAACACATCGATCGATGATATCGCAAAGTTGCCGGATCAGATCGAGATTCACCCGCTCGTCGCCGGTGGAAATGTTATAACTCTCCCCCAACCGGCCGTGGTCCAAGACGGTGATGACGGCCCGGGCGTGGTCCTCGACGTGAATCCAATCGCGCACCTGATTACCAGCACCAAACACCGGGATCGGCTTGCGGGCGAGAGCCTGGGCAATGACCTTGGGGATGAGTTTTTCCGGATGTTGGCCGGGGCCGTAATTATTCGCGCTGTGGGTGATCAGGCTGGGGATGCCGTAGGTGCGCGACCAGGCACGAACCAGATGGTCTGCTGCGGCCTTGCTGGCGGCGTAGGGAGAACTGGGTCGATAAGGTGCGGACTCCTTGGCTTTCTCCTCGCCCACCAAGTCGCCGTAGACTTCATCGGTGGAAATCTGCACCAGCCGGAAGGTTTCGCGTTCGGTCTCGGTCAGCGTTTCGAGGTGAGAGCGCAGCACTTCGAGCAATGCATAGGTGCCAGCCACATTGCTGTGCAAAAATGGCTCGGGCGAACCAATCGAGCGATCGACGTGGGTTTCTGCGGCGGCATGAATGACGGCACCGATCTGGTAGTCCGCCAGCAGCTGGCGCATCACGGCCTGATCGTTGACGTCCGCTTTTACAAAGTGGTAGTTCGCGGAGTGCCGGCACTCATCGAGTCGGGATAAATCCGCCGCGTAAGTGAGTTTATCCACGTTCACCACCTGGCCGCGTTGCTCACGCACCAGCTGGCGGACGATGGCCGAGGCGATGAAACCAGCACCACCTGTGACCAGGATATTCATAAGATCAGTGGGCTCGCAGGGAGAGCCGACAGCAAGAAGTGGCTGCGCCGAAACCGACGCACCCTATCCTGCCTAGCCTTTGCCGATGGCGTAGACCGAGAAACCTTTTTCCTCGAGCGCTGCGTGATCCAGAAGATTGCGACCATCGAAGAGGAAGGCGGGTTTATACATGTTTTCGAGCACACGATCGAAATCGGTGTCGCAGAATTCATCCCATTCGGTCATCACGGCGACACCGTGCGAGTGCTCGGCCGCCTCTTCGCAGGACGAGCAGATGGTGAGTTGCTTCTCGATCACCTCGGCTGGCACACCAGCGTATTTCAGGTCGGCGTGGATACTGGCTTCCGGCACGCGGGGATCGTAAAGTGCGATCTGCGCACCTTCTAACAACAGGTCTTTACAGACATAAATCGATGCCGACTCGCGGGTGTCGTTGGTGTCCTTTTTAAAGGCAAAGCCCCAGATGGCAATGCGTTTGCCGTTAACGGTATTGAACAAGGTTTTGACGATTTTCTCGGCGAAGCGGGACTTCTGCCAATCGTTCATCTTAATCACGCTGTCCCAGTATGCGGCCACCTCAGGCAGGCCGAAGTGCTCGCAGAGGTAGACGAGGTTGAGGATGTCCTTCTGGAAACACGAGCCGCCAAATCCGACGGATGCTTTTAAGAACTTGGGTCCGATGCGGGAGTCCATGCCAATGGCGCGGGCTACTTCATCGACGTCGGCACCTGTGGTTTCACAGAGAGCGGAGATCGAGTTGATGGAAGAAATCCGCTGGGCCAGGAAGGCGTTGGCAACGAGCTTGGAAAGCTCCGACGACCAGAGGTTGGTGGTCAGGATGCGTTCGCGGGGAATCCACTGATTGTAGACATTGACCAGAGTTTCCACAGCAGCATCACCGGCTTCGGTTTTCTCGCCACCGATGAGAATACGGTCGGGGTTCTGCAGATCGGTCACTGCGGTGCCTTCGGCGAGGAACTCGGGGTTCGAGAGCACCTGGAATTTTCCATGCTCGGAGTTGGCGCCGAGAATCGCATTGAGTGCCTCGGCGGTGCGCACGGGAATGGTGCTTTTTTCCACAATGATCTTCGGGCCTTTGCTGACCTTGGCGATCATGCGGGCGGCCGACTCGATGTAGCAGAGGTCTGCAGCGCGACCGGCGCCCATGCCGTAGGTCTTGGTGGGAGTGCCCACGGCGACGAAGATGATGTCCGCCTCGGCCACACGCTCCTCCACCTCGGTGGAGAAGAACAAATTGGTGCCACGTGACCCCTCGACGATTTCCTGCAGGCCGGGCTCGAACACAGGGAGCTCGTCCGAGTTCCATGCGCCAATCCGGTCTTCGTTAATATCGACCACATCCACGCGGATGTCCGGGCACTTAGCGGCGATCATCGCCATGGTGGGGCCACCGACATAGCCGGCGCCAATGCAGCAAATTCTTTTAGGTAATTTCATGAAATATATTATGCGTTGAATGATTTGAGAGCGGCGATCACAGCGTCTTGCTGGTCGCGGTTGAGTTCGGGGTAGACCGGAATGCTAAGCACGTTAGATGCCAGTTCATCGGTGACCTTCAGCGAGGTGCGCTGCAGGCTTTCCAGGTGGGCAAAACATTGCTGCTGGTGCATCGGCACCGGGTAGTAAATTTCGCAGCCGATGCCATTTTCCGTGAGGTGCTCCTTGAGGGCGTCACGCTGTCCATGTTCCACGCGCAGAGTGAACTGGTTCCAGATGTGTTCGTAGCCGTCTTGCTCGACCGGTAAAATGACTCCCTCGAGATCTTTGAGCTGCTCTTTGTAATAAGCGGCATTTTCCTGACGTTGACGGGTGTAGTCCGCGTAGTGGGAGAACTTCACGCGGAGCAGTGCCGCCTGCAGGGCATCGAGGCGGAAGTTGCCACCGACCATTTGGTGGTAGTAGCGCGGGTGCATGCCGTGGTTGCGCATCTTGATGGCAATGTCTGCCAGCTCATCGTCCTGGGTGACTAACAGGCCACCATCGCCAAGCCCTCCGAGGTTTTTCGATGGGAAAAAGCTATAGGTTCCGAACTCGGACATGGCGCCGCATGAGCGATCGCCAAACTTCGCTCCCAGCGACTGCGCAGTATCCTCGATGACCTTCAGCTCGTGCTTCTCGGCAAAGGCGGCGCAGGCATCCATATCGACCGATTGGCCGAACAGGTGCACGGGGATGATGGCTTTGGTTTTGTCTGATAGACACTGCTCGGCCGATGCAAAATCGATGTTGAAGGTGTCCGGATGGCAATCGCAGAAAACGGGGGTCGCTCCGGTGCGGGCGATGCAACCGGCGGTGGCGAAGAAGGTAAAGCTCGGGCAGATCACCTCGTCGCCCTGGCCAATGCCGAGAGCCATCAGGGCGAGCAGGATGGCATCGGTGCCGGACGACACACCGATGGCATGTTTGACTCCGAGGAATTCGGCGAGTTCGGCCTCGAACTGCTCTACCTCTGCGCCCATGATGAAGCGTCCGGTTTCGAGCACTCCGTCAAAAGCTGCCCGCAACTCCTCCGCGATGGGATGATTCTGGGCGTTTACATCAAGTAGTGGTACATTCATAGGTCTTGCGGCATGCCGAGCATGCGTGGTGGGGCACGAAAGACTTTGTTAGACTTTGTGCTGTTAGTCGTCAATCCCCTCTGAGGGGTAAAATAGTCACAAAATGATCCCAGTCCTGTTCAAGTAGGAGGGGAAGCGCGCCGGAGAACGGCGCACGATGCGCCACTGGTGTGTGGCGGCAGAGCGGGGTTTTTGGTGGTGGGGGTGGATGGAGTGAGGCCGGGGGGAATGGCTTCGATCCGGCAGATTGTGGCCAATCTGCCCTACCATTAAACAGATTGAGGAGAACCTGCCTTACCATCAAACAGATTGCGCTAATTCCTTTGTGATGGCTTCAGTCGGACACGCAATTTGCCCTACCAAATAGATATCAGGGCAAGCTGCCCTGACTAACCAGGCCATCTGTCTGGGCAGGATGGCCCGGTCCATTGGTAGGGCTCGCCGGGATGACGAGCCCTTGTTGAGGTCTAGATGATCATACCTGCGGCGACCGTTTCATTAGTCATTGCATCGATGAGGATGAACGAGCCGGTGGTGCGGTTGCGCTTGTAGGAATCGTAGATCAGCGGGGCCGAGGTGCGCAGGGTGATGCGACCGATGTCGTTGAGCTTGAATTCGAGGTCGTCTTCAATCTTGTGCAAGGTGTTGATGTTCACCTTGTAGTTCACCGCCTTCATCAGCGCCTTGGCCTCGCGGGAGGTGTGGCGGATGATGTATTTTCCACGTGGCTGCATCGGTTTGTCCGAGAACCAGCAGATCATGGCATCGATGTCCTGACCGACATGCGGCGGGTTGTTCGATTTCACGATCATGTCGCCACGGGAGATATCGATTTCGTCCTCCAGGGTGATGGCCACGGACAGCGGAGCGTAGGCTTCACCCACTTCCTTGCC
Proteins encoded in this window:
- a CDS encoding DegT/DnrJ/EryC1/StrS family aminotransferase, translating into MNVPLLDVNAQNHPIAEELRAAFDGVLETGRFIMGAEVEQFEAELAEFLGVKHAIGVSSGTDAILLALMALGIGQGDEVICPSFTFFATAGCIARTGATPVFCDCHPDTFNIDFASAEQCLSDKTKAIIPVHLFGQSVDMDACAAFAEKHELKVIEDTAQSLGAKFGDRSCGAMSEFGTYSFFPSKNLGGLGDGGLLVTQDDELADIAIKMRNHGMHPRYYHQMVGGNFRLDALQAALLRVKFSHYADYTRQRQENAAYYKEQLKDLEGVILPVEQDGYEHIWNQFTLRVEHGQRDALKEHLTENGIGCEIYYPVPMHQQQCFAHLESLQRTSLKVTDELASNVLSIPVYPELNRDQQDAVIAALKSFNA
- a CDS encoding UDP-glucose 6-dehydrogenase, whose product is MKLPKRICCIGAGYVGGPTMAMIAAKCPDIRVDVVDINEDRIGAWNSDELPVFEPGLQEIVEGSRGTNLFFSTEVEERVAEADIIFVAVGTPTKTYGMGAGRAADLCYIESAARMIAKVSKGPKIIVEKSTIPVRTAEALNAILGANSEHGKFQVLSNPEFLAEGTAVTDLQNPDRILIGGEKTEAGDAAVETLVNVYNQWIPRERILTTNLWSSELSKLVANAFLAQRISSINSISALCETTGADVDEVARAIGMDSRIGPKFLKASVGFGGSCFQKDILNLVYLCEHFGLPEVAAYWDSVIKMNDWQKSRFAEKIVKTLFNTVNGKRIAIWGFAFKKDTNDTRESASIYVCKDLLLEGAQIALYDPRVPEASIHADLKYAGVPAEVIEKQLTICSSCEEAAEHSHGVAVMTEWDEFCDTDFDRVLENMYKPAFLFDGRNLLDHAALEEKGFSVYAIGKG
- the gmd gene encoding GDP-mannose 4,6-dehydratase, which encodes MKKALITGITGQDGSYLAEFLLEKGYEVHGIKRRASSFNTERVDHIYQDPHIENARFHLHYGDLTDTSNLTRIISEIQPDEVYNLGAQSHVAVSFESPEYTADVDAIGALRLLEAIRFLGLEKKTRFYQASTSELYGLVQETPQKETTPFHPRSPYAVAKMYAYWITVNYREAYGMYACNGILFNHESPRRGETFVTRKITRAIANIAYGLEDCLYLGNMDALRDWGHAKDYVRMQWMMLQQEVADDFVIATGSQISVRDFVRLSAKEAGIELSFSGEGVGETATVSAITDPEKAPGVTVGDVIVRVDPRYFRPAEVETLLGDPTKAKEKLGWTPEITVETMCAEMVANDLDKAKRHALLKQHGYDVTFSKE
- a CDS encoding UDP-glucuronic acid decarboxylase family protein translates to MKRILVTGGAGFLGSHLCDRLLAEGNEVISLDNYFTGSKQNITHLAGNPMFEQVRHDVIDPFKFEVDQIYNLACPASPPHYQYNAIKTIKTSVMGAINCLGLAKRCKARVFQASTSEVYGDPDVHPQPESYWGNVNPIGIRSCYDEGKRAAETLFMDYHRQNGVDIRIVRIFNTYGPRMNPEDGRVVSNFICQALRGEDITIYGDGQQTRSFCYVDDLIEGFVRLMNQDEITGPINIGNPGEFTMLELAEHIMAKVGSKSKLVFQDLPGDDPKQRQPDITLAKEKLDWQPTVDLDTGLDRTIDYFRSVI
- the rfbB gene encoding dTDP-glucose 4,6-dehydratase, whose product is MNILVTGGAGFIASAIVRQLVREQRGQVVNVDKLTYAADLSRLDECRHSANYHFVKADVNDQAVMRQLLADYQIGAVIHAAAETHVDRSIGSPEPFLHSNVAGTYALLEVLRSHLETLTETERETFRLVQISTDEVYGDLVGEEKAKESAPYRPSSPYAASKAAADHLVRAWSRTYGIPSLITHSANNYGPGQHPEKLIPKVIAQALARKPIPVFGAGNQVRDWIHVEDHARAVITVLDHGRLGESYNISTGDERVNLDLIRQLCDIIDRCVDSNSEAGVFQHQQLIEHVEDRPGHDMRYAMNTDRLTQLGWTPQIDFEQGLKATILSALNYT